A part of Daphnia pulex isolate KAP4 chromosome 6, ASM2113471v1 genomic DNA contains:
- the LOC124195892 gene encoding endoribonuclease CG2145-like codes for MNAIFIFSMLIACDTIGISVGQRSNGVTDDALLEISSRLYGMDVNGAYDQLELNLQTKTSSGSRVDKAPLPLFKNGIPKDVFARPTYAKLLALFDNYLASVNETEQVTPQERAEETAFFDALFGTAVIKATHQFLVSKGLAQPNVELFKEQMKNIWFGLYQRAPGKQGSSGFEHVFLGEFKNGISGLHSWVRFVTEEAKGDLNYLGYTRVLSLGKGPVGLIELPMKYQGVFKPHSTLMIGSSPELEIALYSICFMARPDSLCPIKGQVANGRTTQYSIQTFVSKFHGRQFVGSAFPTF; via the exons ATGAACgccatttttatcttttcgaTGCTAATAGCGTGTGATACCATCGGCATTTCAGTTGGTCAACGAAGCA atggTGTTACTGATGATGCTTTACTAGAGATCTCTAGTCGCTTATATGGAATGGACGTAAATGGTGCTTACGATCAGCTGGAACTTAATCTTCAGACTAAAACATCCTCTGGCAGTCGCGTTGACAAAGCACCACTTCC ATTGTTTAAAAACGGTATACCAAAGGATGTTTTCGCCCGCCCAACGTACGCAAAGCTGTTAGCGCTGTTTGACAATTACCTTGCATCCGTGAATGAGACGGAACAA GTAACTCCTCAGGAGAGAGCCGAAGAAACCGCTTTCTTCGATGCGTTATTTGGAACAGCCGTCATTAAAGCAACCCACCAGTTTCTAGTCTCCAAAGGTCTAGCACAACCCAATGTTGAACTCTTCAaggaacaaatgaaaaacatttggttCGGTCTTTATCAACGGGCACCTGGAAAACAAGGATCATCAGGCTTCGAACACGTCTTCTTGGGCGAATTCAAAAACGGAATTTCTGGCCTTCACTCTTGGGTTCGATTTGTGACTGAAGAAGCCAAGGGAGATCTAAACTATCTCGGATATACAAGGGTTTTGTCTCTTGGCAAG GGCCCTGTAGGCTTAATCGAATTACCAATGAAGTATCAAGGAGTGTTTAAACCACATTCAACACTGATGATTGGCAGTAGCCCAGAACTCGAGATTGCACTTTACAGCATTTGTTTTATGGCGAGACCCGATTCTTTGTGCCCAATCAAGGGACAAGTCGCCAACGGTAGAACTACTCAGTATAGCATTCAGACATTTGTTTCGAAATTTCATGGCCGACAATTCGTGGGATCTGCTTTTCCTACATTCTAA
- the LOC124195891 gene encoding acid ceramidase-like gives MKLLNSIPCFTLHSISIILVIFLLPFVITQTWDQEFDNHNVLIQNFHKNVSCAANEYPPSNSDRVPTYIINLDLPPRLRWSQLMVDKKEFTLNLLQDIKNYTESFFKGKLFPLVDKYLPLVAETLPEPYLSELKGIAEIAGIELGEITLYNIFYEVFTLCTSVISQGADGKIYHGRNLDFGLFLGWDVKNHTWLTTEALRPLVVELDFQRGGQTVYKSVNFAGYVGVLTGMKPQQFTLTLDERFSMEGGFVGIIRWLLGDRSANWAGFLMRDVLEKADSYHQALSTLTTSKLLAPVYFILAGNASDQGVIITRGRIEADVLFMGRGSVSQVSTWFLVETNYDHWNQPPFFDDRRTPAIQCLDKMGRETASLSGIFNVLSTKPVFNKLTTYTCLMDVSTGQFESWIRVCPEPCKPW, from the exons atGAAGTTACTTAACTCGATTCCCTGCTTCACACTACATTCCATATCAattattttagttattttCCTTCTGCCTTTTGTTATCACACAAACTTGGGACCAAGAATTTGACAATCATAATGTcctgattcaaaattttcat AAAAATGTATCTTGTGCTGCAAATGAGTACCCACCATCCAACAG TGACAGGGTTCCAACCTACATTATTAATCTAGATTTGCCACCTCGGCTGAGATGGAGTCAACTTATGgttgataaaaaagaattt ACATTGAACCTACTGCAAGATATAAAAAACTATACTGAATCATTCTTCAAAGGAAAGCTTTTTCCTTTGGTTGACAAATATCTTCCATTGGTGGCTGAAACTCTTCCAGAACCATACCTTAGTGAACTCAAGGGCATTGCAGAAATCGCTGGCATTGAGTTGGGAGAAATCACTCTGTACAACATCTTCTATGAAGTTTTTACACTTTGCACCTCAGTGATATCCCAAGGTGCAGATGGGAAAATTTACCATGGCAGGAATTTAGATTTCGGGTTATTCTTGGG GTGGGATGTTAAAAACCATACCTGGTTAACAACGGAAGCCCTTCGGCCATTAGTGGTAGAGCTTGACTTCCAACGTGGTGGACAAACTGTCTACAAATCTGTCAACTTTGCCGGATACGTAGGAGTGTTGACTGGTATGAAACCGCAACAGTTTACGTTGACCTTGGATGAGCGCTTTAGCATGGAAGGCGGGTTTGTGGGCATCATCCGGTGGCTTTTAGGCGACCGGTCTGCTAACTGGGCAGGTTTCCTAATGAGAGATGTTTTGGAAAAGGCCGACAGCTATCACCAAGCTCTCTCTACACTGACAACCAGTAAATTGTTGGCCCCTGTTTATTTTATCCTGGCAGGAAACGCCTCAGATCAG GGTGTTATAATTACAAGAGGACGAATCGAAGCGGACGTCCTGTTTATGGGTCGAGGTAGCGTCAGTCAGGTATCAACGTGGTTTCTTGTGGAGACTAACTACGATCACTGGAACCAACCTCCATTCTTCGATGATCGGCGCACACCAGCGATTCAATGTTTAGACAAGATGGGTCGAGAAACAGCATCCCTCTCGGGAATCTTCAACGTGCTATCCACCAAACCCGTCTTTAATAAG TTGACTACTTATACTTGCCTCATGGATGTTTCGACTGGCCAGTTTGAATCATGGATTCGTGTTTGTCCTGAACCTTGTAAACCTTGGTGA
- the LOC124195890 gene encoding 3'-5' RNA helicase YTHDC2-like has product MASARNRNGRNNPMPNIYESMKKGLDTLLKAFRDDEEAEEYTFDASLSTEQRAYIHASAQSMGMKSKSQGKGSERRLTVTKTVVHVKNKVSKLNILPHTVERATKLLQEFPLTNEELQDVHPLQKQVANIATGQQSHADCIKYHMPIIPQPAKSSALIADRKSLPTWSHREEILNMIAQNKVVMITGDTGSGKTTQVPQYLLELFSERNEPVRIICTQPRRIAAISVAERVANERGEQLGGTVGYQIRLENRMSSKTALMFCTTGILLRTLMYQEGNLERVTHLIIDEVHERDRFVDFLLGVLKSRLPRLPKLRLILMSAALDISVFSNYFGSCPVMHVQGKCFPVAEYFLEDVLELTDHLGNSTPLEIGVWDGDDKNTKNGAVGFSRNGGQAARMSKLEKNKPCVLDSGAKLTFDSWIQEVFVLDNSDALGRLADAVMRSHMPINYKHSQTQITPLMVVAARGRIDLVNSFLQLGADPALTAGQWTAANLARSMQHHSVASALEVYQSGKAESLLQNYKFRYDEEIVNVDLVLDLLHVIEQQNSEGAVLIFLPGYDEIMNIRDRIMYNDSRFAGSGKFEVYTLHSSMQSGDQRRVFFRPPSGKRKIVLSTNLAETSITIDDIVFVIDTGKVKVKSFDALTGVSALKAEWVPQASAIQRKGRAGRCREGICYHLFSRERYESFEKYQIPEIFRVPLEELCLQSKNLAPIDLSIEQFIGQVPEAPNPHVIQRAVKMLQWMDALDPWENVTDLGRLLLELPVEPRAGKMLLTATVLHCLDPVLTIVCCLSHRDPFLLPAEPNEKKIAAARKLELAAGTLSDHMAMLRAFNLWLAARANGKEREFCHRHFLSSATMDVIHQLRIQILDQLRKSGFVRSFQELNTNASSWVAIKACILSGLYPQVARRCRSGKLTTRREASVRLHMTSALLGENGHTSQRKAITQLPSEWMVYEEISRYGGLVASLRCVTLVNTVALAIFGGHCRLSNESIKDPVFSSESEDYDDNYEDESTTDESSDEWDDIEELNEGLHDLVLAEKFCQSPLPDHRKSNASKPTKKNNPKALSEFHLDEWICLKMETNPAHQLFALRQKWQALFARRMRDPIGPELPGDKQVLDTLLNILSKEEQASGLPPSPEFLGIADVRRPNKSYASDNFRSNRRPNPRPGLESRNYCPPNPRPNTKPNSWQANQNSNDVPEGGGDKNWRANFPRNNSGTFRPNRSEVFSRGPKGKDLGNLRFKTGIADVDFLVGGTRTSASHAEGNNVEHERGQWSGNDTNRSSSMHDNGTSTYNKGWRNEVDARNGFLFSKKSKSKYQFTAGKGSTNQMPNSPRDSQPPPANRLAQSAGKSPSESQANKYPLDQPRRIVAKESAQFAQGSVPRLPRERDSEMANQESNTNSQSSRKNRKKPQKRKDTNSAHPPTPSS; this is encoded by the exons ATGGCTTCTGCCAGGAATAGAAATGGCAGGAATAATCCAATGCCAAACATATATGAATCAATGAAGAAAGGTCTTGATACTCTCCTAAAGGCATTTCGGGATGATGAGGAAGCTGAAG AATATACATTTGATGCAAGCCTTTCTACTGAACAACGGGCATACATTCATGCTTCTGCACAAAGTATGGGGATGAAATCTAAAAGTCAAGG aaaaggaAGTGAGAGAAGACTAACTGTAACAAAAACTGTTGTTCATGTGAAAAACAAGGTTTCGAAGTTAAACATTCTTCCCCATACAGTTGAAAGAGCAACCAAATTACTTCAGGAATTTCCCTTGACTAATGAAGAACTGCAAGATGTACACCCTCTTCAGAAACAAGTTGCTAATATTGCCACCG GTCAACAATCCCATGCTGACTGCATAAAGTATCACATGCCTATCATTCCACAACCTGCAAAATCCTCTGCCTTAATCGCTGATCGGAAATCCCTTCCAACTTGGAGTCATCGCGAGGAAATTCTGAACATGATAGCACAAAATAAG GTGGTAATGATAACTGGTGATACAGGTTCAGGGAAGACTACTCAGGTTCCTCAGTATCTGTTGGAACTCTTCTCGGAAAGAAACGAACCGGTTCGCATCATTTGTACACAACCGCGACGAATTGCTGCTATCTCGGTCGCTGAAAGAGTCGCGAACGAACGTGGCGAGCAATTGGGAGGAACTGTGGGCTATCAGATTCGCCTTGAAAATCGAATGTCATCCAAAACTGCTCTGATGTTTTGCACAACCGGAATTTTGCTTCGAACGCTGATGTACCAGGAAGGGAATTTGGAGAGAGTCACACATCTAATTATTGATGAAGTGCATGAAAGAGATCGCTTCGTCGATTTTTTGCTTGGTGTTTTAAAATCTCGTCTCCCACGACTGCCAAAATTACGGCTTATCCTTATGTCTGCCGCCTTAGATATCAGCGTCTTCTCCAACTACTTTGGCAGTTGTCCAGTTATGCATGTGCagggaaaatgttttcccgTCGCCGAGTACTTTCTTGAAGATGTTTTGGAGCTGACCGATCATCTCGGTAATTCAACGCCATTGGAAATCGGCGTTTGGGATGGCGAcgacaaaaacacaaaaaatggaGCAGTTGGATTTTCCCGAAACGGAGGACAAGCGGCTCGAATGTCAAAACTAGAGAAGAACAAGCCATGTGTTCTGGATTCTGGTGCCAAGTTGACATTTGATTCTTGGATACAagaagtttttgttttggacaACTCAGATGCTTTGGGCAGGCTTGCTGATGCCGTGATGCGAAGCCATATGCCCATCAATTACAAACATTCTCAAACACAAATTACTCCACTAATGGTCGTTGCTG CCCGAGGACGTATTGACTTGGTGAACTCATTTTTGCAGCTTGGCGCTGATCCAGCTCTGACAGCTGGGCAGTGGACTGCTGCCAACTTAGCACGCTCAATGCAACATCATTCCGTAGCCAGTGCGCTGGAAGTGTATCAGTCGGGAAAAGCGGAGAGTTTGCTACAAAATTACAAGTTTCGCTATGATGAAGAAATTGTCAACGTGGATCTAGTGTTGGACCTGCTCCATGTAATCGAGCAACAGAATTCCGAAGGAGCAGTCCTCATCTTTCTTCCTGGCTATGATGAAATCATGAACATTCGTGACCGAATCATGTACAACGACTCTCGATTCGCCGGTTCAGGGAAATTTGAG gTCTATACTCTTCACTCGAGTATGCAATCGGGCGATCAACGACGAGTCTTCTTTCGCCCACCTAGTGGAAAACGCAAAATTGTTCTGTCGACAAACCTTGCCGAGACGAGTATCACAATTGACGACATCGTATTTGTCATCGATACTGGAAAAGTCAAAGTTAAATCTTTTGACGCGCTTACTGGTGTGTCGGCACTGAAAGCAGAGTGGGTTCCACAA GCTTCAGCAATTCAACGCAAAGGAAGAGCAGGTCGTTGCAGGGAAGGGATTTGCTATCATCTCTTCTCCCGTGAACGCTACGAATCATTCGAAAA ATATCAGATCCCAGAAATTTTCCGAGTTCCATTGGAGGAGCTATGTCTTCAGTCTAAAAATCTTGCACCAATCGATTTGTCGATTGAACAGTTTATTGGCCAAGTTCCAGAAGCTCCAAATCCTCATGTGATTCAAAGGGCCGTGAAG ATGTTACAATGGATGGATGCCTTGGATCCCTGGGAAAATGTCACCGATCTTGGTCGGTTGTTGTTAGAGTTGCCGGTTGAGCCAAGAGCCGGTAAAATGCTCCTTACCGCTACGGTACTTCACTGTTTGGATCCTGTCCTGACGATTGTCTGCTGCTTAAGCCATCGAGATCCATTTCTCTTGCCTGCTGAACccaacgagaaaaaaattgctgcaGCGCGCAAGCTTGAACTCGCTGCTGGTACCCTTAGCGACCACATGGCCATGCTTCGCGCCTTTAATTTGTGGCTAGCTGCCCGTGCCAACG GCAAAGAAAGGGAGTTCTGTCATCGTCACTTTTTATCGTCGGCAACTATGGACGTAATCCACCAATTGCGCATTCAAATTTTGGACCAGCTGCGAAAGTCTGGGTTCGTTCGGAGTTTCCAGGAACTGAATACGAACGCTTCCAGCTGGGTTGCAATTAAGGCGTGCATTCTCTCTGGTCTCTATCCTCAAGTAGCTCGACGTTGTCGGTCCGGCAAGTTGACAACCCGCCGCGAAGCCTCGGTACGGCTTCACATGACGTCGGCTCTTTTAGGTGAAAATGGCCACACATCTCAAAGAAAGGCCATCACCCAACTTCCGAGTGAATGGATGGTTTACGAGGAAATATCAAG ATACGGGGGACTTGTGGCTTCCCTTCGTTGTGTAACCTTGGTCAATACGGTCGCTTTGGCTATTTTTGGAGGACATTGTCGGTTGTCAAATGAGTCTATCAAAGACCCCGTTTTCTCATCTGAAAGCGAAGATTATGATGACAACTATGAGGACGAATCGACCACag ATGAATCATCTGATGAATGGGATGATATCGAGGAGTTAAATGAAGGACTACATGACTTGGTATTGGCCGAGAAGTTTTGCCAGAGTCCGCTACCAGACCATAGAAAATCTAATGCTAGCAAACcgacgaagaagaacaacCCGAAGGCACTAAGCGAGTTTCATCTGGATGAATGGATTTGCTTGAAGATGGAAACAAACCCTGCTCATCAGTTGTTTGCATTACGTCAAAAGTGGCAG GCGCTATTCGCCCGTCGCATGCGAGATCCTATCGGTCCCGAATTGCCAGGTGATAAACAAGTTTTGGACACACTGCTCAATATTCTCTCAAAGGAGGAGCAAGCGTCCGGACTTCCACCTTCACCAGAATTCTTGGGCATTGCTGATGTTCGACGACCGAACAAATCCTATGCGAGCGATAATTTTCGTTCAAATCGCCGACCTAATCCTCGACCCGGATTGGAATCTAGAAACTATTGTCCGCCAAACCCTAGGCCAAATACGAAACCCAATTCCTGGCAGGCCAACCAAAATTCCAATGATGTTCCAGAAGGCGGGGGTGACAAAAATTGGCGAGCTAATTTTCCGCGAAATAATTCTGGGACCTTCCGCCCGAATCGTTCTGAAGTGTTTTCAAGAGGCCCAAAGGGTAAAGATCTAGGCAATCTGAGATTCAAGACCGGAATTGCAGATGTGGATTTCTTGGTTGGCGGTACGCGTACGTCAGCATCACATGCTGAAGGCAACAACGTCGAGCATGAGCGTGGGCAGTGGTCCGGAAATGACACAAATCGGTCCTCTTCAATGCATGATAACGGCACATCCACTTACAATAAAGGATGGAGGAATGAAGTGGATGCCAGAAACGGTTTCTTGTTCTCAAAAAAATCCAAGTCCAAATATCAGTTTACAGCGGGAAAGGGCAGTACGAACCAAATGCCCAATTCACCTAGGGATTCACAGCCGCCACCCGCGAACAGGCTGGCACAGTCGGCTGGCAAATCGCCATCAGAAAGCCAAGCGAACAAATATCCCTTGGACCAGCCCCGAAGGATCGTTGCGAAAGAGAGTGCTCAATTTGCGCAGGGTTCTGTGCCGCG GCTGCCCAGAGAAAGAGATTCGGAGATGGCGAATCAAGAATCAAACACGAACAGTCAGTCTTCgagaaagaatagaaagaagcCCCAGAAGCGGAAAGATACGAACTCTGCCCACCCGCCCACTCCTtcttcttaa